One Mycolicibacterium sarraceniae genomic window carries:
- a CDS encoding urease subunit beta → MRLAIRPGEILPADGYLDLNFGRPTVNLAVTNTGDRPIQVGSHFHFFEANRALRFDRAAAFGTRLDIPSGTAVRFEAVATQEIALTCYGGDRIVIGPNMMTNGAAQGVPAPDTLAALWAAGFLDTAQPGGS, encoded by the coding sequence GTGAGGCTTGCCATCCGCCCCGGCGAAATCCTGCCGGCTGACGGCTATCTCGACCTCAACTTCGGCCGGCCGACGGTAAACCTGGCCGTTACCAACACCGGTGACCGCCCGATTCAGGTGGGGTCGCACTTCCATTTCTTCGAAGCCAACCGGGCGCTGCGGTTTGACCGGGCCGCCGCCTTCGGCACCCGACTGGACATCCCCTCGGGTACTGCGGTGCGGTTCGAAGCCGTTGCGACACAGGAGATAGCGCTCACCTGTTACGGCGGTGACCGCATCGTGATCGGACCGAACATGATGACAAATGGTGCCGCGCAGGGCGTACCCGCACCCGACACCTTGGCGGCGTTGTGGGCCGCCGGGTTCCTGGACACTGCGCAGCCCGGAGGATCCTGA
- a CDS encoding urease subunit gamma, with protein MADAAAHGARILTDDDVPPGVPDLLGSIQVEAFFNDGKKLVTVHDAIRPGTGDQSEACHPPRRNPAG; from the coding sequence GTGGCCGACGCGGCGGCCCACGGTGCCCGGATTCTCACCGACGACGATGTCCCGCCCGGTGTTCCCGACCTGCTGGGTTCGATCCAAGTAGAGGCCTTTTTCAACGACGGAAAGAAGCTCGTCACCGTGCACGACGCGATCCGGCCTGGCACCGGCGACCAGAGTGAGGCTTGCCATCCGCCCCGGCGAAATCCTGCCGGCTGA
- a CDS encoding FAD-linked oxidase C-terminal domain-containing protein, which yields MRSAGITGLNRKIKAALDPGGILNPGAVI from the coding sequence GTGCGCTCGGCCGGCATCACCGGACTGAACCGCAAGATCAAGGCCGCGCTTGACCCCGGCGGGATCTTGAATCCGGGTGCGGTGATTTAG
- a CDS encoding FAD-binding oxidoreductase: MSAVAGLAAELPDGVVVTDPDIVASYRQDRAADPAAGTPLAVVRPSRTEEVQTVLRWASENRIAVVPRGAGTGLSGGATAVNGGIVLSTEKMRDITVDPVTRTAVVQPGLLNAEVKKAVAEYGLWYPPDPSSFEICSIGGNIATNAGGLCCVKYGVTTDYVLGLQVVLADGTAVRLGGPRLKDVAGLSLTKLFVGSEGTLGVITEVTLRLLPPQPAACTVVATFDSVEAAASAVLTITSRIRPSMLEFMDAVAINAVEDKLRMGLDRSAAAMMVAASDDRGPTGAEDAEYMARVFTEAGASECFSTADPDEGEAFVAARRFAIPAVEAKGSLLLEDVGVPLPALAELVAGIAEIAAEHDLTISVIAHAGDGNTHPLIVFDPADAAMSERAQIAFGEIMDLAVSLGGTITGEHGVGRLKKPWLAGQLGPEAMELNRKIKAALDPDGILNPGAVV, encoded by the coding sequence ATGAGCGCTGTGGCCGGCCTGGCCGCCGAACTGCCCGACGGGGTCGTCGTCACCGACCCGGACATCGTGGCCTCCTACCGCCAGGACCGGGCCGCTGATCCCGCGGCCGGCACGCCGTTGGCGGTGGTCCGGCCCAGCCGCACCGAAGAGGTGCAGACGGTGTTGCGTTGGGCGTCGGAGAACCGCATCGCGGTGGTGCCGCGCGGGGCGGGCACCGGCTTGTCCGGCGGGGCGACGGCCGTCAACGGTGGGATCGTGCTGTCGACGGAGAAGATGCGCGATATCACCGTCGACCCGGTGACCCGCACCGCCGTCGTGCAACCAGGGCTGCTCAATGCCGAGGTGAAGAAGGCCGTCGCGGAGTACGGGCTGTGGTACCCGCCCGATCCGTCGTCGTTCGAGATTTGCAGTATCGGCGGCAATATCGCCACCAACGCCGGCGGGTTGTGCTGCGTAAAGTACGGCGTGACAACCGATTACGTGCTCGGCCTGCAGGTGGTGCTGGCCGACGGGACCGCGGTGCGCCTCGGCGGGCCGCGGCTGAAGGACGTGGCGGGGCTGTCGCTGACCAAACTGTTCGTCGGTAGCGAGGGCACCCTCGGGGTGATCACCGAGGTCACACTGCGACTACTGCCGCCGCAGCCGGCCGCGTGCACCGTGGTGGCCACCTTCGATTCGGTGGAGGCCGCCGCATCGGCCGTGCTGACGATCACCAGCCGCATCCGGCCGTCGATGCTGGAGTTCATGGATGCGGTGGCGATCAACGCGGTCGAAGACAAACTGCGGATGGGACTGGACCGTTCGGCGGCGGCGATGATGGTGGCCGCCTCCGACGACCGCGGGCCCACCGGCGCCGAGGACGCCGAGTACATGGCTCGCGTGTTCACCGAAGCCGGTGCCAGCGAGTGTTTTTCGACCGCCGACCCGGACGAGGGCGAGGCCTTCGTGGCGGCGCGCCGGTTCGCGATCCCCGCCGTGGAGGCCAAGGGCTCACTACTACTCGAAGACGTCGGGGTGCCGCTGCCGGCGCTGGCCGAACTCGTCGCCGGGATAGCCGAGATCGCCGCCGAACACGACCTGACCATCTCGGTGATCGCGCACGCCGGCGACGGCAACACCCACCCGCTGATCGTGTTCGATCCTGCTGACGCTGCGATGTCCGAGCGTGCCCAGATCGCGTTCGGCGAAATCATGGATCTGGCGGTATCGCTGGGCGGGACGATCACCGGCGAGCACGGCGTCGGGCGGCTCAAGAAGCCGTGGCTCGCGGGCCAGCTGGGCCCGGAGGCGATGGAACTCAACCGCAAGATCAAGGCCGCGCTGGACCCCGACGGCATCCTGAACCCGGGTGCGGTCGTCTAA
- a CDS encoding MFS transporter, producing MTNTRLPALLILSSAFLAAGANGISMVAFPWLVLQRTGSAVDASIVAGAATLPLLFATLIAGTAVDFIGRRLVAMLSDALSAIAVAAIPLLAIAFGTDVLNTLVLAALAALGAFFDPAGMTARQSMLPEAAEKAGWTRDHTNSVYEAVFNLAYITGPGIGGLLIATLGGVNTMWVTCALFGLAILTMGLLRLEGTGRPAREKLPDSVVSGVLEGLKFVWRSRVLRTLGLIDLAVTGLYLPMESVLFPKYFTDRNEPAQLGWVLMALSIGGLIGALSWTVLSKISSKRRTVLTAVLTFGIAVAVIAFLPPLPVILSFAAVVGLVYGPIGPIYNSVMQYRTPEHLRGRVVGVMTSMTYAAGPIGFTLAGPLVDTFGLKVTFLVLAVPILVIGVLCPWLPALRELDDEPESQPTHA from the coding sequence GTGACCAACACGCGCCTCCCCGCGCTGCTGATCCTGTCCTCGGCCTTCCTGGCCGCGGGCGCGAACGGAATCTCCATGGTCGCGTTCCCGTGGCTAGTGCTGCAGCGCACCGGAAGCGCGGTGGACGCCTCGATCGTCGCCGGCGCGGCGACGCTGCCCCTGCTGTTCGCCACCCTCATCGCCGGCACCGCCGTCGACTTCATCGGCCGGCGGCTGGTGGCGATGCTCTCCGATGCGCTCTCGGCCATCGCCGTCGCAGCGATCCCGCTGCTGGCCATCGCCTTCGGCACCGACGTGCTGAACACCCTGGTGCTGGCGGCGCTGGCCGCCCTGGGCGCGTTCTTCGATCCGGCCGGTATGACCGCGCGACAATCGATGCTGCCCGAGGCCGCCGAAAAGGCGGGGTGGACCCGCGACCACACCAACAGCGTCTACGAGGCGGTGTTCAACCTGGCCTACATCACCGGGCCGGGCATCGGCGGTCTGCTCATCGCCACGCTCGGCGGGGTCAACACCATGTGGGTCACCTGCGCACTGTTCGGGTTGGCGATCCTGACGATGGGATTGCTGCGACTCGAGGGCACCGGCCGTCCCGCACGCGAAAAGCTCCCGGACAGTGTGGTTTCCGGCGTCCTGGAGGGGTTGAAGTTCGTCTGGCGCAGCCGGGTGCTGCGCACGCTCGGCCTGATCGACCTGGCCGTCACCGGGCTGTACCTGCCGATGGAAAGCGTGCTGTTCCCCAAGTACTTCACCGACCGCAATGAGCCGGCCCAGCTGGGCTGGGTGCTGATGGCCCTGTCCATCGGCGGGCTGATCGGGGCGCTGAGCTGGACGGTGCTGTCGAAGATCTCCAGCAAGCGCCGGACCGTGCTGACAGCGGTGCTGACGTTCGGCATCGCGGTGGCCGTCATCGCGTTCCTGCCCCCATTGCCGGTGATCCTGTCGTTCGCCGCTGTGGTCGGCCTGGTCTACGGACCGATCGGGCCGATCTACAACTCGGTCATGCAGTACCGCACCCCCGAGCACCTGCGCGGCCGAGTGGTCGGGGTGATGACCTCGATGACCTACGCCGCCGGCCCTATCGGGTTCACATTGGCCGGCCCGCTCGTCGACACCTTCGGTCTGAAGGTGACATTCCTGGTGCTGGCGGTGCCGATCCTGGTGATCGGCGTGTTGTGCCCGTGGCTGCCCGCGCTGCGGGAACTCGACGATGAGCCCGAGTCGCAGCCGACCCACGCTTAG
- a CDS encoding uracil-DNA glycosylase, whose translation MTLHAHPRTGVPFESPVPPGTGWPGDPATARTPVAVDAAQVATLAAAAGDLADLDALVSVCRACPRLVAWREEVAIAKRRSFADQPYWGRPITGWGAARPKILVLGLAPAAQGGNRTGRVFTGDRSGDQLFAALHRAGLVNQATSVDAADGLSTKDIRIAAAVRCAPPANKPNPDERSTCEPWLSAEWAMIAPSVRVIVTLGGFGWEAALRLLADDLLGPGKPKFGHGAVVELTAGRVLLGCYHPSQQNMFTGRLTPAMLDDIFTDAAKRAGLRR comes from the coding sequence GTGACCCTCCACGCCCATCCGCGCACCGGGGTGCCGTTCGAATCACCGGTACCTCCTGGGACGGGCTGGCCGGGCGATCCCGCGACGGCGCGGACGCCGGTGGCAGTCGACGCCGCTCAGGTGGCCACACTCGCCGCGGCGGCCGGCGATCTGGCCGATCTCGATGCCCTGGTCAGCGTCTGCCGGGCCTGCCCACGGTTGGTTGCGTGGCGCGAGGAGGTGGCGATCGCCAAGCGGCGCTCGTTCGCGGACCAGCCGTACTGGGGCAGGCCGATCACCGGGTGGGGCGCGGCGCGGCCGAAGATTCTGGTGCTGGGACTGGCGCCGGCCGCCCAGGGCGGCAACCGCACGGGCCGGGTGTTCACCGGCGACCGCTCCGGGGACCAGCTGTTCGCGGCGCTGCACCGGGCCGGGCTGGTGAACCAAGCGACGAGCGTCGATGCCGCGGATGGCTTGAGCACCAAGGATATTCGCATCGCCGCAGCGGTCCGGTGCGCCCCGCCAGCCAACAAGCCGAATCCCGACGAGCGGTCGACGTGCGAGCCATGGCTCAGCGCCGAATGGGCCATGATCGCCCCGTCGGTGCGGGTGATCGTCACCCTGGGTGGGTTCGGCTGGGAGGCCGCGTTGCGGCTGCTCGCCGATGACCTACTGGGTCCGGGGAAACCGAAATTCGGCCATGGGGCGGTCGTCGAGCTGACGGCGGGCCGGGTGCTGTTGGGCTGCTATCACCCCAGCCAGCAGAACATGTTCACCGGGCGGCTCACCCCGGCCATGCTCGACGATATCTTCACCGACGCCGCCAAGCGGGCCGGCCTGCGGAGGTGA
- a CDS encoding LLM class flavin-dependent oxidoreductase yields MRLSVLDLVPVRTDQTTGDALAATVRLAQTADRLGFTRYWVAEHHNMPAVAATSPPVILAYLAAQTTQLRLGSGGVMLPNHAPLAVAEQFALLEAAAPGRIDLGIGRAPGSDPVTSIMLRGTRDDSDIENFPQYLDDVAALMSARGVRIPIRNQDYILKATPAAVEEPRLWLLGSSMYSAHLAAAKGLPYVFAHHFAGQGTVQALATYRSEFRPSAVAAEPVTFMTVNAAVAPTRAEAEALLLPNLQMMARLRTGQPLGPLDLVEDAAALTMQPQAEAIIASGRAKAVVGSPSEAADQVRAVASEFDVDEVMVNPVASAYRGTDPRTAPAREVTLELLAKELF; encoded by the coding sequence ATGCGGCTTTCTGTCCTTGACCTTGTTCCGGTGCGTACCGACCAGACCACCGGCGACGCGCTGGCGGCCACCGTGCGGCTGGCGCAGACCGCCGACCGGCTGGGATTCACCCGCTACTGGGTGGCCGAGCATCACAACATGCCGGCGGTCGCGGCTACCAGCCCGCCGGTGATCCTCGCTTACCTTGCTGCCCAGACCACACAGCTGCGACTGGGTTCGGGTGGGGTGATGCTGCCCAACCATGCGCCGTTGGCCGTCGCCGAACAGTTCGCGCTGCTGGAGGCTGCGGCTCCGGGCCGCATCGATCTGGGGATCGGCCGCGCGCCGGGTTCGGACCCGGTGACGTCGATCATGCTGCGTGGCACCCGTGACGATTCCGACATCGAGAACTTTCCGCAGTACCTCGACGATGTCGCGGCGTTGATGAGCGCGCGCGGCGTGCGCATCCCGATCCGCAACCAGGACTACATCCTCAAGGCCACACCGGCCGCGGTGGAGGAGCCACGGCTGTGGCTGTTGGGCTCGTCGATGTATTCAGCGCATCTGGCCGCCGCCAAGGGATTGCCGTACGTATTCGCCCATCACTTCGCCGGACAGGGCACTGTCCAAGCGCTGGCGACCTACCGCTCGGAGTTCCGGCCGAGCGCCGTGGCCGCCGAGCCGGTGACGTTCATGACCGTGAACGCGGCGGTGGCGCCCACGCGTGCCGAGGCCGAGGCGCTGCTGCTGCCAAATCTGCAGATGATGGCGCGGCTGCGAACCGGTCAGCCGCTGGGCCCGCTGGATCTCGTGGAAGACGCGGCGGCGCTGACGATGCAACCGCAGGCCGAGGCGATCATCGCGTCGGGACGCGCCAAGGCCGTCGTCGGCTCGCCGTCGGAGGCGGCCGATCAGGTCCGCGCGGTGGCTTCAGAGTTCGACGTCGACGAGGTGATGGTCAATCCGGTCGCCTCGGCGTACCGCGGCACCGACCCGCGTACAGCACCCGCGCGTGAGGTCACGCTGGAGCTGCTGGCCAAGGAATTGTTCTAG
- a CDS encoding nitroreductase family deazaflavin-dependent oxidoreductase — translation MTSLADSALMTFVKVHDAIYRRTNGWIGHRMPGVPPSLMLHTVGAKTGAPRSILLAYYRDGADYLVVASNNGADRNPAWYHNLRAQPKVEINLGRRRLAVTTHILLPGDPDYARLWQICDSNNGGRYGNYQKGTTRPIPVVRLTP, via the coding sequence ATGACCTCGCTAGCCGACAGCGCGCTGATGACGTTCGTGAAGGTGCACGACGCGATCTACCGGCGCACCAACGGGTGGATCGGGCACCGGATGCCCGGCGTCCCGCCCTCGTTGATGTTGCACACCGTTGGCGCGAAAACAGGTGCGCCCCGGTCGATTCTGCTGGCGTACTATCGGGACGGCGCCGACTATCTGGTGGTTGCGTCCAACAACGGCGCGGACCGTAACCCGGCCTGGTACCACAACCTGCGAGCCCAGCCGAAAGTCGAAATCAACCTCGGCAGAAGACGTTTGGCGGTGACCACACACATTCTGCTGCCCGGGGACCCGGACTACGCGCGGTTGTGGCAGATCTGCGATTCGAACAACGGCGGCCGGTACGGCAATTATCAGAAGGGCACCACCCGGCCGATACCGGTGGTTCGCCTGACGCCTTGA
- a CDS encoding HIT family protein: MACVFCEIVAGTAPAIRVYEDDDVLGILDIRPFTRGHTLVLPKRHSVDLTDTPAETLASMLAVGQQIAQATRASELGATGNNIAINDGKSAMQTVFHIHLHVIPRRDGDKLSVAKGMLLRRDPDREATGRIVRDALAALDTTS; this comes from the coding sequence ATGGCATGCGTGTTCTGCGAGATAGTCGCCGGTACGGCGCCGGCCATCCGCGTCTACGAGGACGACGACGTCCTGGGCATCCTCGATATCCGGCCGTTCACCCGCGGCCACACCCTGGTTTTGCCCAAACGGCACAGCGTCGACCTGACCGACACACCCGCGGAAACGCTGGCCTCGATGCTCGCCGTGGGACAACAGATCGCCCAGGCAACTCGAGCGTCGGAACTCGGCGCCACAGGGAACAACATCGCGATCAACGACGGCAAGTCGGCCATGCAAACGGTGTTCCACATCCACCTGCACGTGATCCCGCGGCGCGACGGCGACAAACTGTCCGTGGCCAAAGGCATGCTGCTGCGCCGCGATCCCGACCGGGAGGCCACCGGGCGGATTGTGCGCGATGCCCTGGCCGCACTGGATACAACCTCGTGA
- a CDS encoding amidase, protein MDSTDLAFAGAAEQARMLVKGTLTAPAVLELYLERIARVDRELRAYRVVFAERARREAATAQELLDAGERKPLLGVPIAIKDDVDVAGEFTCYGSSAYGIAPTADAEVVRRLRDAGAVILGKTAVPEMMLWPFTETVAFGATHNPWDLARTPGGSSGGSGAAVAAGLAPMALGSDGAGSIRIPATWCGLFGLKPQRDRVPMAPHDDAWNGLSVNGPMTRTVEDAALFLDATSALPVPSGGFVAAASREPGRLRIALSTKIPPTVFGRIGPAQQRALDGVESLLRDLGHEVFWRDPDYPAWAVYGHLLPRMWHGAYRDVAALPHRERLEARTKGIARLGKLIPDARIARVRAAEPALAARVQSIFDHVDVLITPGTALGPSRIGQYQHRGGVSTLARVASRVPFQGIFNATGQPAAVVPWGLDDDGVPVSVQLVGRPSDEATLLSLSHQIETARPWAHRRPPVS, encoded by the coding sequence ATGGACTCCACCGACCTTGCCTTCGCTGGTGCCGCAGAGCAGGCCCGGATGCTCGTCAAGGGCACCCTCACCGCCCCGGCGGTGTTGGAGCTCTATCTCGAGCGGATCGCGCGCGTGGACCGGGAGTTGCGTGCATATCGGGTGGTGTTCGCCGAACGCGCGCGCCGGGAGGCCGCGACCGCTCAGGAACTGTTGGACGCCGGCGAACGCAAACCCCTACTGGGCGTGCCGATCGCTATCAAGGACGATGTCGACGTCGCCGGCGAATTCACCTGCTACGGCAGCAGTGCGTACGGCATTGCGCCGACGGCCGATGCGGAGGTCGTGCGCCGGCTGCGTGACGCCGGCGCGGTGATCCTGGGCAAGACCGCGGTTCCGGAGATGATGCTGTGGCCGTTCACCGAGACGGTGGCCTTCGGCGCCACACACAACCCGTGGGATCTGGCGCGCACTCCCGGCGGCAGCAGCGGCGGCAGCGGTGCCGCGGTGGCTGCGGGCCTGGCGCCGATGGCGCTCGGCTCGGATGGTGCTGGATCCATTCGCATCCCGGCCACCTGGTGTGGTCTCTTCGGTCTCAAGCCGCAGCGCGACCGGGTGCCGATGGCGCCGCACGACGACGCCTGGAACGGGCTGTCCGTCAACGGCCCGATGACGCGCACGGTGGAGGACGCCGCACTGTTCCTGGATGCGACGTCTGCGCTGCCGGTACCGTCGGGCGGGTTCGTCGCGGCCGCGAGCCGGGAGCCGGGACGACTGCGAATTGCGTTGAGTACCAAGATCCCTCCGACGGTCTTTGGCCGTATCGGCCCGGCGCAGCAGAGGGCACTCGACGGGGTCGAGTCGCTGTTGCGGGATCTGGGCCACGAGGTGTTCTGGCGGGATCCGGACTATCCGGCGTGGGCGGTCTATGGTCACTTGCTGCCGCGGATGTGGCACGGCGCTTACCGGGATGTCGCTGCGCTGCCGCACCGCGAACGGCTCGAGGCGAGGACGAAGGGCATCGCCCGGCTCGGGAAGTTGATTCCGGACGCGCGCATCGCCCGCGTGCGGGCCGCTGAGCCTGCACTGGCTGCCCGCGTACAGTCGATCTTCGACCACGTCGACGTGCTCATCACACCCGGTACTGCGTTGGGGCCGTCCAGGATTGGCCAATATCAGCACCGGGGCGGCGTCTCGACGCTGGCGAGGGTCGCCTCGCGGGTGCCGTTCCAAGGCATCTTCAACGCGACCGGCCAACCGGCTGCCGTCGTCCCGTGGGGCCTGGACGACGACGGGGTGCCGGTGTCGGTGCAACTGGTTGGCCGGCCTTCGGATGAGGCGACGCTGCTGTCGTTGAGTCACCAGATCGAGACCGCACGTCCGTGGGCGCATCGCCGGCCACCGGTGTCATAG
- a CDS encoding DNA-deoxyinosine glycosylase, producing the protein MSQLPLLQGFSPIIGDRPGTPILGKMPSVMSLATGEYYSNPRDVFWHLASELFDFDANDPYAQRSPSLCGSGIAVWDVLKQCRRPGSLDSAVERDSMVANDFATLFAEHPSTSPAQTMRYADKLAA; encoded by the coding sequence ATGAGCCAGTTGCCACTACTACAGGGATTTTCGCCGATAATCGGCGACCGCCCCGGCACGCCGATCCTCGGCAAGATGCCCAGCGTTATGTCACTGGCCACCGGAGAATATTACAGCAACCCGCGAGATGTCTTCTGGCACTTGGCTTCTGAGCTGTTCGACTTCGACGCCAACGATCCATATGCGCAGCGATCCCCGTCGCTGTGCGGGAGCGGCATTGCCGTGTGGGATGTGCTCAAGCAGTGCCGTCGACCGGGCAGCCTCGATTCGGCCGTCGAACGAGACAGCATGGTGGCCAATGACTTCGCGACCCTCTTCGCCGAACACCCGTCGACCAGTCCCGCTCAGACCATGCGCTACGCCGACAAACTCGCGGCATGA
- a CDS encoding TSUP family transporter, with protein sequence MVSSHQTFTSLTCATLARVSTRSLGKKNTTGSAATPKTRTELGIGCTGGVIGGLLGGGSGVFYVPALEKVATLSRPSLHGTAGAGNIAVTGVGAATFALAGGSIDFRAGIVLVLLAEDLAALPAVSDGIPPANRGE encoded by the coding sequence ATGGTCTCGTCACATCAGACATTTACTTCTCTGACATGTGCAACTTTGGCTCGCGTGAGCACCCGATCATTGGGAAAGAAGAACACGACGGGTTCTGCTGCGACCCCCAAGACCAGGACCGAACTCGGGATCGGATGCACCGGTGGAGTAATCGGCGGCCTGCTAGGCGGAGGAAGCGGTGTCTTCTACGTCCCAGCCTTGGAGAAAGTGGCCACCCTGTCCCGACCGTCGCTGCACGGAACGGCCGGAGCGGGCAACATCGCCGTAACCGGTGTCGGCGCTGCGACGTTCGCACTGGCCGGGGGCTCCATCGACTTTCGCGCGGGGATCGTCCTAGTACTACTAGCCGAAGACCTTGCAGCGCTGCCGGCGGTCAGCGACGGGATCCCGCCTGCTAACCGAGGAGAGTGA
- a CDS encoding adenylate/guanylate cyclase domain-containing protein: MTAPAVHAVYVGSVSEAVDPETSGLLDGLTGDARAERAELIVWLLDQGITAEEIRASFAPMLLPARRIIGDDGTYLSARQISERTGLDIDQLTRFQRASGLPYVEDPDAQVFMRPDGDTAVHIKRFLDLGIDPDQMLTVVRVLAEGLSHAAEVMRYAALSATLHPGSSELEMAKGVQEFVRSAGPLLGPMIQDMLMLQLRHAMETEAVNSNERAAGAPLPGARSVAIAFADLVGFTRLGEEVPPEQLEQLANRLAEAARDLAVPPVRFIKTIGDAVMLVSTDTAALLDAMLTLVAVIDSDEALPELRAGLSYGPAVSRAGDWFGSPVNLASRVTSVARPGSVLLSESAREQIGIDEHFRWSFAKARRLKGITGEVRLFRARRAGTE, translated from the coding sequence ATGACCGCACCCGCGGTGCACGCCGTATACGTTGGGTCGGTGAGCGAAGCCGTCGACCCTGAGACCTCCGGGCTGCTCGACGGGCTGACCGGTGATGCTCGCGCCGAGCGGGCCGAATTGATCGTCTGGTTACTGGACCAGGGCATCACCGCCGAGGAGATCCGGGCATCGTTTGCGCCCATGCTGCTACCGGCTCGCCGGATCATCGGTGACGACGGCACGTACCTGTCCGCCCGCCAGATCAGCGAGCGGACGGGCCTGGACATCGACCAGTTGACGAGGTTTCAGCGGGCTAGCGGACTTCCCTACGTCGAAGACCCGGACGCCCAGGTATTCATGCGGCCTGACGGGGACACCGCGGTCCACATCAAGCGCTTCCTCGATCTGGGCATCGATCCCGACCAGATGCTCACCGTCGTTCGGGTTCTGGCGGAAGGACTTTCGCACGCCGCGGAAGTGATGCGCTACGCCGCGCTGAGTGCGACGCTGCACCCGGGCAGCTCCGAGCTCGAGATGGCCAAAGGTGTGCAGGAATTCGTCCGTAGCGCCGGGCCGCTGCTCGGCCCAATGATCCAAGACATGCTGATGCTGCAGCTGCGGCACGCGATGGAGACCGAAGCGGTCAACTCCAACGAGCGCGCTGCCGGGGCGCCGCTGCCCGGCGCGCGATCGGTGGCGATTGCCTTTGCCGACCTCGTAGGGTTCACCCGGCTGGGTGAGGAAGTTCCCCCGGAGCAACTCGAGCAGCTGGCCAACCGGCTGGCCGAAGCGGCGCGCGATCTAGCCGTCCCACCCGTGCGATTCATCAAGACGATCGGCGATGCGGTGATGTTGGTGTCGACGGATACCGCGGCGCTGCTGGACGCGATGCTCACCCTCGTCGCGGTTATCGATTCCGACGAGGCACTACCGGAGTTGCGGGCGGGGCTGTCCTACGGTCCGGCGGTGAGTCGCGCCGGTGACTGGTTCGGCAGCCCGGTCAACCTGGCGAGCCGGGTCACGTCCGTCGCCCGTCCAGGCTCGGTGTTGCTCTCGGAATCCGCCCGCGAGCAGATCGGGATCGACGAGCACTTCAGGTGGTCCTTCGCCAAGGCGCGCCGCCTGAAGGGCATCACCGGCGAAGTCAGGTTGTTCCGCGCCCGTCGCGCCGGGACTGAGTGA